From one Macrobrachium rosenbergii isolate ZJJX-2024 chromosome 52, ASM4041242v1, whole genome shotgun sequence genomic stretch:
- the LOC136833837 gene encoding golgin subfamily A member 6-like protein 7, with protein MGLREELRKGEVGLGENGFRKEERLRKMGLRKGEVGLREELRKEEVVLREELRKEEAVLREELRKEEVGLREMGLRKKEEEALKEELRKEEVGLREMGLRKKEEEALKEELRKEEVGLREKGLRKKGLRKEEVG; from the coding sequence ATGGGGTTGAGGGAGGAGTTGAGGAAGGGAGAGGTTGGGTTGGGGGAGAACGGGTTTAGGAAGGAGGAGCGGTTGAGGAAGATGGGGTTGAGGAAGGGGGAGGTTGGGTTGAGGGAGGAgttgaggaaggaggaggttgTGTTGAGGGAGGAGTTGAGGAAGGAGGAGGCTGTGTTGAGGGAGGAgttgaggaaggaggaggttgGGTTGAGGGAGATGGGGttgaggaagaaggaggaagaggcgTTGAAGGAGGAgttgaggaaggaggaggttgGGTTGAGGGAGATGGGGttgaggaagaaggaggaagaggcgTTGAAGGAGGAGTTGAGGAAGGAGGAAGTTGGGTTGAGGGAGAAGGGGTTGAGGAAGAAGGGGTTGAGGAAGGAGGAAGTTGGTTGA